A single window of Maribacter algicola DNA harbors:
- a CDS encoding DUF3467 domain-containing protein, translated as MSENKNQNQKQINIELDEKTAEGIYSNLAIINHSVSEFVVDFISMMPGAPKAKVKSRIILTPQHAKKFLKALNDNVQRFEKAHGTIKDYEQPTIPLNFGPTGEA; from the coding sequence ATGAGCGAAAATAAAAATCAAAATCAGAAACAAATCAATATAGAGTTGGATGAAAAAACGGCTGAAGGTATTTACTCGAATTTGGCCATTATAAATCACTCAGTTTCAGAATTTGTAGTTGATTTTATTAGTATGATGCCCGGTGCTCCAAAGGCAAAGGTCAAAAGTAGAATTATATTGACGCCCCAGCACGCCAAGAAATTTTTAAAGGCATTAAACGATAATGTACAACGGTTTGAAAAGGCCCATGGTACCATTAAGGATTATGAACAACCGACCATACCCTTAAATTTTGGTCCTACAGGCGAGGCCTAA
- the rpoC gene encoding DNA-directed RNA polymerase subunit beta', with the protein MARIKDNNQVKRFDKISIGLASPEAILAESRGEVLKPETINYRTHKPERDGLFCERIFGPVKDYECACGKYKRIRYRGIVCDRCGVEVTEKKVRRDRVGHINLVVPVAHIWYFRSLPNKIGYLLGLPSKKLDMIIYYERYVVIQPGIAKGPEGEEIKKMDFLTEEEYLNILESIPQENQYLEDTDPNKFIAKMGAECLIDLLGRINLKELSFELRHKANTETSKQRKTEALKRLQVVEALRESQDNRENLPEWMIMKVIPVIPPELRPLVPLDGGRFATSDLNDLYRRVIIRNNRLKRLVEIKAPEVILRNEKRMLQEAVDSLFDNTRKASAVKTESNRPLKSLSDSLKGKQGRFRQNLLGKRVDYSARSVIVVGPEMKLFECGLPKDMAAELYKPFVIRKLIERGIVKTVKSAKKIIDKKEPVVWDILENVLKGHPVLLNRAPTLHRLGIQAFQPKLIEGKAIRLHPLVCTAFNADFDGDQMAVHLPLGPEAILEAQLLMLASHNILNPANGSPITVPSQDMVLGLYYMTKERISTPEVPVKGEGLTFYSAEEVEIAFNEGKVALNAGIKVRAKDFNEDGELVYQIIQTTVGRVLFNMEVPEAAGYINKVLNKKSLRDIIGDILSVTDVPTTADFLDKIKTMGYDFAFRGGLSFSLGDIIIPEEKHEMIADANGQVDNIMANYNMGLITNNERYNQVIDVWTSTNAMLTELAMKRIREDQQGFNSVYMMLDSGARGSKEQIRQLTGMRGLMAKPKKSTAGGGEIIENPILSNFKEGLSILEYFISTHGARKGLADTALKTADAGYLTRRLVDVSQDVIINIEDCETLRGVEVQALKKNEEIVETLGERILGRVSLHDVYDPITEELLLTAGQEIMESDVKKIEASPVETVEVRSALTCEAQQGICAKCYGRNLSTNKMVQRGEAVGVVAAQSIGEPGTQLTLRTFHVGGIAGNISEDNKLEAKFSGIAEIEDLRIVKGENSEGKPVNIVISRTTEIKVVDAKTGITLSTNNIPYGSQLFIEDGAKVQKGDLICSWDPYNGVIVSEFPGKIAYENIEQGVTYQVEIDEQTGFQEKVISESRNKRLIPTLLIQDNKGETLRSYNLPVGSHIMVDDGDKIKEGKILVKIPRKSAKAGDITGGLPRVTELFEARNPSNPAVVSEIDGVVSFGKIKRGNREIIIESKLGEIKKYLVKLSNQILVQENDYVRAGMPLSDGSITPEDILAIKGPSAVQQYLVNEVQEVYRLQGVKINDKHFEVVVRQMMRKVRIEDPGDTIFLENQLIHKDDFIIENDEIFGKKVVMEAGDSENLKPGQIVTLRELRDENSVLKRNDKALVEARDAVAATATPILQGITRASLQTKSFISAASFQETTKVLNEAAVSGKVDTLEGLKENVIVGHKIPAGTGMRDYENIIVGSKEEYDEIMARKEALRF; encoded by the coding sequence ATGGCTAGAATAAAAGATAATAACCAAGTAAAAAGGTTTGATAAAATTTCAATCGGATTGGCTTCGCCAGAAGCAATTTTGGCAGAGTCAAGGGGTGAGGTTTTAAAGCCTGAAACAATTAACTATAGAACCCACAAACCAGAACGTGACGGATTGTTCTGTGAGCGTATATTCGGACCCGTAAAGGATTACGAATGTGCCTGTGGAAAGTATAAGAGAATCCGTTACCGAGGTATTGTTTGTGACCGTTGTGGTGTTGAGGTTACCGAGAAAAAGGTACGTAGGGATAGGGTTGGTCACATCAATTTGGTAGTGCCTGTTGCACACATTTGGTACTTCCGGTCATTGCCAAACAAAATTGGTTATTTGTTAGGCCTTCCTTCCAAGAAATTGGACATGATTATTTACTACGAGAGATACGTAGTAATTCAGCCTGGTATCGCCAAAGGACCTGAAGGTGAGGAAATTAAAAAAATGGATTTCTTGACCGAAGAGGAGTATTTGAACATTTTGGAATCCATTCCCCAAGAGAATCAATACTTGGAGGATACCGATCCTAACAAGTTCATTGCGAAGATGGGTGCAGAGTGTTTGATCGATCTTTTGGGCAGAATCAATTTGAAAGAACTTTCTTTTGAATTAAGACATAAGGCAAATACGGAGACTTCAAAACAAAGAAAGACCGAAGCTTTGAAAAGACTTCAGGTTGTTGAGGCTTTGAGGGAATCCCAGGATAACCGTGAAAACCTTCCAGAGTGGATGATTATGAAAGTAATTCCGGTAATTCCGCCAGAATTGCGTCCATTGGTTCCTTTGGATGGTGGTCGTTTTGCGACTTCGGATTTGAACGATTTGTATAGAAGGGTAATCATCAGAAATAACCGCCTAAAAAGGTTGGTAGAGATCAAAGCTCCTGAGGTCATTCTGAGAAATGAGAAACGTATGCTTCAAGAAGCGGTCGATTCACTTTTTGATAATACCAGAAAGGCATCGGCAGTAAAAACCGAGTCTAACCGACCCTTGAAATCGCTTTCTGATTCCTTGAAAGGTAAGCAAGGACGATTCCGTCAAAACCTATTGGGTAAACGTGTGGATTATTCGGCACGTTCGGTTATCGTTGTTGGACCAGAAATGAAATTGTTCGAATGTGGCCTTCCAAAGGATATGGCTGCCGAGCTATATAAGCCTTTTGTCATTAGGAAATTGATTGAACGGGGTATAGTTAAGACCGTTAAGTCTGCCAAAAAGATTATAGATAAGAAAGAACCTGTTGTTTGGGATATTCTTGAAAATGTATTGAAAGGACACCCCGTATTACTGAACCGTGCACCTACGTTGCACCGTTTGGGTATTCAGGCATTCCAGCCTAAATTAATAGAAGGTAAGGCGATTCGCCTACATCCATTGGTATGTACCGCCTTCAACGCGGATTTTGACGGTGACCAGATGGCCGTTCACTTGCCATTGGGCCCAGAGGCCATTTTGGAAGCTCAATTGTTGATGCTGGCTTCCCATAATATCTTGAACCCGGCTAATGGTTCTCCAATTACCGTACCTTCACAAGATATGGTTTTGGGTCTGTATTATATGACCAAAGAGCGTATATCCACACCAGAGGTACCAGTAAAAGGAGAAGGTTTGACATTCTATTCTGCGGAAGAGGTTGAAATTGCTTTCAATGAAGGTAAAGTGGCCTTGAATGCGGGAATTAAGGTAAGGGCCAAAGATTTCAATGAAGACGGGGAACTGGTATACCAGATTATCCAAACTACTGTAGGTAGGGTATTGTTCAACATGGAAGTACCTGAAGCGGCTGGATATATTAACAAAGTATTGAACAAGAAATCCTTAAGGGACATTATTGGGGATATTTTATCCGTTACCGATGTGCCTACTACAGCTGATTTCTTAGATAAGATTAAAACTATGGGATACGATTTCGCCTTTAGGGGAGGATTGTCCTTTAGTTTAGGTGATATTATCATTCCGGAAGAAAAGCATGAAATGATTGCCGATGCCAATGGACAGGTCGATAATATTATGGCTAATTATAACATGGGTCTGATAACCAACAACGAGCGCTATAATCAGGTAATTGATGTTTGGACTTCTACAAACGCCATGTTGACCGAATTGGCCATGAAACGTATACGGGAGGACCAACAAGGATTCAACTCGGTTTATATGATGTTGGATTCCGGTGCGAGGGGCTCTAAAGAGCAGATTCGTCAGTTGACAGGTATGCGTGGATTGATGGCAAAACCAAAAAAATCTACGGCCGGTGGTGGTGAAATTATTGAAAACCCTATTCTTTCCAACTTTAAGGAAGGTCTTTCAATCCTTGAATACTTTATCTCTACGCACGGTGCACGTAAAGGACTAGCGGATACGGCCCTTAAAACGGCGGATGCAGGTTACCTAACACGTCGTTTGGTGGATGTATCCCAAGATGTTATCATCAACATAGAAGATTGTGAGACGTTAAGAGGTGTTGAAGTTCAAGCACTAAAAAAGAACGAGGAAATTGTTGAAACTTTAGGAGAACGTATTCTAGGGCGTGTCTCGTTACATGATGTATATGATCCAATTACAGAGGAGTTATTATTGACTGCCGGTCAGGAAATTATGGAGTCCGATGTGAAGAAAATTGAGGCGTCTCCTGTAGAAACCGTAGAGGTAAGATCTGCATTGACTTGTGAGGCACAACAGGGAATCTGTGCCAAATGTTATGGTAGAAACCTTTCTACCAATAAAATGGTTCAAAGAGGTGAAGCTGTTGGTGTTGTGGCTGCACAGTCCATTGGTGAGCCTGGTACTCAGTTGACCTTGCGTACCTTCCACGTGGGCGGTATTGCTGGTAACATATCTGAGGATAACAAACTTGAAGCTAAATTCTCCGGTATCGCCGAAATAGAAGATTTGAGAATCGTTAAGGGTGAGAATTCAGAAGGTAAGCCTGTAAATATCGTTATTTCCAGAACTACCGAAATTAAAGTGGTGGATGCCAAAACGGGCATTACCCTAAGTACGAATAATATCCCATATGGTTCGCAACTTTTCATTGAAGACGGTGCTAAGGTCCAGAAAGGTGATTTAATTTGTTCTTGGGATCCATATAACGGAGTTATCGTTTCTGAATTCCCTGGAAAGATTGCGTACGAAAACATTGAGCAGGGTGTTACCTACCAAGTCGAGATTGACGAACAGACCGGTTTCCAAGAAAAGGTGATTTCTGAATCTAGAAACAAAAGGTTGATTCCAACGCTTCTTATTCAGGACAATAAAGGAGAAACATTACGTTCTTATAATCTTCCTGTTGGTTCCCATATAATGGTGGACGACGGAGATAAGATCAAAGAAGGTAAAATCTTGGTCAAGATACCTCGTAAGTCCGCTAAGGCAGGGGATATTACCGGTGGTCTTCCAAGGGTAACCGAATTGTTCGAGGCTCGTAATCCTTCCAACCCAGCGGTTGTATCCGAGATTGATGGTGTTGTTTCTTTTGGTAAAATTAAAAGAGGTAACCGAGAAATCATAATCGAATCCAAACTCGGAGAAATTAAGAAATACCTGGTAAAGCTTTCCAACCAGATTCTAGTTCAGGAAAATGACTACGTAAGGGCGGGAATGCCACTTTCTGATGGCTCTATTACTCCAGAGGATATATTAGCGATAAAAGGTCCATCAGCTGTACAACAATACTTGGTTAACGAGGTACAGGAGGTATACCGTTTACAAGGTGTGAAGATTAACGATAAGCACTTTGAGGTTGTTGTAAGACAGATGATGCGTAAAGTAAGAATTGAAGATCCGGGAGATACTATTTTCTTGGAAAACCAACTTATTCATAAAGATGACTTCATTATCGAAAATGATGAGATTTTTGGTAAGAAAGTCGTTATGGAAGCAGGTGATTCTGAGAACCTTAAACCAGGTCAAATCGTTACTTTAAGGGAGCTAAGAGATGAAAATTCTGTTCTTAAACGAAATGATAAGGCATTGGTAGAGGCTAGGGATGCAGTTGCTGCCACAGCAACTCCTATACTCCAAGGTATTACTCGAGCTTCGTTACAAACCAAGTCGTTTATATCAGCGGCCTCCTTCCAGGAGACAACCAAGGTCTTGAACGAGGCAGCCGTTAGTGGTAAAGTGGATACCTTGGAAGGTCTGAAAGAAAATGTAATCGTGGGACATAAAATACCGGCAGGTACCGGTATGAGGGACTATGAAAACATAATCGTAGGATCTAAGGAAGAATATGATGAAATCATGGCTAGAAAAGAGGCCTTAAGATTCTAA
- a CDS encoding peptide chain release factor 3: MSFKKEIERRRTFGIISHPDAGKTTLTEKLLLFGGAIQEAGAVKNNKIKKTATSDFMEIERQRGISVATSVLAFIYKDKKINILDTPGHKDFAEDTFRTLTAVDSVIVVIDVAKGVEEQTEKLVEVCRMRKIPMLVFINKLDREGQDAFDLMDELEQKLGLSVTPLSFPIGMGYDFKGIYNIYEKNINLFSGDSKKNIEETIAFDDIESPELEKIIGTKAAENLRENLDLVWGVYPDFNKELYLKGEQQPVFFGSALNNFGVRELLDCFIEIAPSPKDKMAEERLVKADEKNLTGFVFKIHANMDPKHRDRLAFVKVVSGTFERNKPYHHVRLDKNLKFSSPNAFFAEKKEIVDVSYPGDIVGLHDTGNFKIGDTLTEGEVLHYKGIPSFSPEHFRYINNADPMKSKQLYKGIDQLMDEGVAQLFTLEMNGRKVIGTVGALQFEVIQYRLEHEYGAKCSYENFPVYKACWVGTDNTKSDEYKEFIRVKQKFLAKDKRNQLVFLADSQFSLQMTQQKYPSVKLYFTSELE, translated from the coding sequence ATGAGTTTCAAAAAAGAGATTGAAAGAAGAAGGACTTTTGGTATTATTTCGCATCCGGATGCAGGTAAAACGACGCTAACCGAAAAATTACTATTATTTGGGGGAGCCATTCAAGAAGCAGGCGCAGTTAAAAACAATAAAATTAAGAAAACTGCCACTAGCGACTTTATGGAAATTGAACGCCAGCGAGGAATTTCCGTGGCTACTTCCGTACTGGCCTTTATTTATAAGGATAAAAAAATAAATATTCTAGATACTCCAGGACACAAAGATTTTGCCGAAGATACTTTTAGAACCTTGACCGCGGTGGATAGCGTTATCGTTGTCATTGATGTTGCAAAAGGTGTGGAGGAACAAACCGAGAAATTGGTAGAAGTGTGCCGTATGCGCAAAATACCCATGTTGGTCTTTATAAACAAACTGGACCGGGAAGGACAGGATGCTTTCGACCTAATGGATGAGCTGGAACAAAAACTAGGTCTTTCAGTGACCCCACTTAGTTTTCCCATTGGTATGGGATACGATTTTAAGGGCATATACAATATTTATGAAAAAAATATAAATTTATTTAGCGGTGACAGCAAAAAGAATATAGAGGAAACTATTGCCTTTGATGACATTGAAAGTCCAGAATTGGAAAAGATCATCGGTACAAAAGCGGCCGAGAATCTCAGAGAAAATCTAGACCTTGTTTGGGGTGTCTATCCTGACTTTAATAAGGAACTTTATTTAAAAGGGGAACAACAACCGGTATTTTTTGGTTCTGCATTGAATAATTTTGGGGTAAGGGAATTATTGGATTGCTTTATAGAAATTGCTCCTTCCCCAAAAGATAAAATGGCCGAAGAACGCTTGGTAAAGGCTGATGAAAAAAACCTAACCGGGTTTGTATTTAAAATACATGCGAATATGGACCCCAAACATAGGGACCGTTTGGCATTCGTAAAGGTGGTGTCCGGTACATTTGAACGAAACAAGCCTTATCATCATGTCCGGCTGGACAAGAATTTGAAATTTTCCAGTCCCAATGCATTTTTTGCGGAGAAAAAGGAAATTGTTGATGTTTCCTATCCCGGGGATATCGTGGGGCTACACGATACTGGAAATTTTAAAATTGGAGACACCCTAACGGAAGGTGAAGTTCTGCACTATAAAGGCATTCCCAGTTTTTCGCCCGAGCACTTTAGGTACATAAACAATGCAGATCCCATGAAGTCCAAACAGCTATATAAAGGGATTGACCAATTAATGGATGAAGGGGTTGCTCAGCTATTTACCTTGGAAATGAATGGCCGAAAAGTAATTGGAACTGTTGGGGCCTTACAGTTTGAAGTAATCCAATACCGTTTGGAACACGAGTATGGTGCAAAATGTAGTTATGAAAATTTTCCTGTTTATAAAGCCTGTTGGGTGGGTACGGATAATACTAAAAGCGATGAATACAAGGAGTTTATCCGCGTAAAGCAAAAGTTTCTGGCCAAGGACAAAAGGAATCAGTTGGTGTTTTTGGCCGATTCCCAATTCTCCCTGCAGATGACACAGCAAAAATATCCTTCCGTAAAACTTTATTTTACTTCTGAACTGGAATAA
- a CDS encoding PorP/SprF family type IX secretion system membrane protein — protein MNIRYRILTFLAITFIFLEEASSQQDAQYTQYMYNTMTVNPGYVGSRGQLSMAGLYRSQWIGLEGAPSTFTLNLHSPIRNSKLGYGVSIVNDEIGDGTVQETYLDAMVSYTIDVSREAKLSFGLKAGGNILSLDFNKLRNFDAEPVSTDNIENRFSPNFGLGMYYHTNNFYLGLSAPNLLQTEHFDNSQTDANALEFLSKERINFYFITGYVFDLNGNLKFKPALLTKVVGGAPLQVDLSANFMFNDKFTFGAAYRWDAAASALVGFQISEQFMLGLAYDRETTELGGTQFNDGSFEVFLRFELVRSFQRLVSPRFF, from the coding sequence ATGAATATCAGATACAGGATACTAACTTTTTTAGCTATTACTTTTATCTTTTTAGAGGAGGCAAGTTCGCAGCAAGATGCGCAGTACACCCAATATATGTATAATACGATGACCGTAAATCCTGGGTATGTGGGATCAAGGGGGCAATTAAGTATGGCAGGATTATACCGTTCTCAATGGATTGGATTGGAAGGTGCGCCAAGTACTTTTACCTTAAACTTACATTCCCCTATAAGAAATAGCAAATTGGGCTATGGGGTGTCTATTGTCAATGACGAAATTGGAGATGGAACTGTACAAGAGACTTATTTGGATGCAATGGTATCCTATACTATAGATGTTTCTAGAGAAGCAAAACTTTCATTTGGACTTAAAGCGGGTGGCAATATTCTGAGCCTAGATTTTAATAAACTAAGAAATTTTGATGCAGAACCTGTTAGTACGGATAATATCGAAAATAGGTTTTCACCAAATTTTGGATTGGGGATGTACTATCATACCAATAATTTCTATCTAGGTTTATCCGCTCCAAATCTTTTGCAGACGGAACACTTTGATAATTCCCAAACTGATGCAAATGCCTTGGAATTTTTATCGAAAGAAAGAATCAATTTTTATTTCATTACCGGTTATGTGTTTGACCTGAACGGAAATTTAAAATTCAAACCTGCACTATTGACCAAGGTGGTTGGAGGGGCTCCTTTACAGGTAGACCTGTCTGCCAATTTCATGTTCAATGACAAATTTACCTTTGGTGCGGCATACAGATGGGACGCTGCAGCAAGTGCATTGGTCGGTTTTCAAATATCCGAACAGTTTATGTTGGGATTGGCTTATGATAGGGAAACCACAGAACTTGGTGGAACCCAGTTCAATGATGGCTCTTTTGAAGTCTTTTTAAGGTTTGAGTTGGTCAGATCTTTTCAACGTTTGGTATCACCTCGATTCTTCTAA
- a CDS encoding Ig-like domain-containing protein, producing MKSYTTGFNTRPFRYFFLVLIGFLIYCSLQANTVINNAFVFTDYDGDGVYDHEDIDDDGDGIVDLVEDKNLDGDNNPATNPTDTDGDGVPDYLDLDSDNDGILDNLEGQNFHTYRPKSGIDSDGNGLDDTYESYPGAGEGVAVNDRDNDGYPNHLDIDTDNDGIPDNVEAQTTLGYIAPNNDDPATYFSNQGVNSAYIGGLTPVNTDGTPPPNKPDYQDFDSDDDLVPDNNEGNDFNFDGIPDQSFTGIDTDGDGLDDGYEGSDVNDGFDVNDEIDDPGNDLPNTDGADDVNFRDFDDDNDGLTTPEEDINGNNDPTDDDTDDDGRPNYLDVDNNQGPDTDGDGVPDSSDLDDDNDGILDTVEDPNLDGDNDPLTNPLDTDGDGYPNHLDIDSDNDGIPDNVEAQTTDGYIAPNDDDEATYLSNDGVNSAYPGGLTPVNTDGVDEVDYLDDDTDNDLVPDNNEGNDFNFDGIPDQSFTGIDTDGDGLDDGYEGSDVNDGFDVNDEIDDPANDLPDTDGTEDVNYRDLDDDGDGIDTPDEDPDGDGDPTNDDTDGDGTPDFLDPDSPGTDTDGDGVPDSSDLDDDNDGILDTVEDPNLDGDNDPLTDPLDTDGDGYPNHLDIDSDNDGIPDNVEAQTTSGYIAPNDDDATTYASNDGVNSAYPNGITPVNTDGTDELDYLDDDSDNDLVPDNNEGNDFNFDGIPDQTFTGIDTDGDGLDDGYEGSDVNDGFDVNDEIDDPANDLPDTDGTEDVNYRDLDDDGDGIDTPDEDPNGDGDPTNDDTDNDGTPDYLDPTTDIVDVVDDEFSIPEDTTTEIDVLENDMNIPLDGELTVTQPTNGTVEINDGGTPNDITDDVLIYTPEDGFNGTDTFEYTVCDTEGNCDTATVTITVGTPPVLDVVDDEIATPQDTATEIDVLANDTGIPSDGELTVTEPSNGTVGIDDGGSPDDITDDILIYTPDAGFNGTDSFEYTVCDNEGNCDTATVIIMVGTPQMLDVVDDEVTTPQDTVTDIDVLANDVGIPADGELSVTETTNGTVAIDDGGTPDDITDYILIYTPDAGFNGTDTFEYTVCDSEGNCDTATVTIIVGTSPTLDVVDDEVSTQQGTSIEIDILNNDLGIPMDGELTVTDPSNGTVEINDGGTLDDISDDTVTYTPREGFNGTDSFEYTVCDTEGICDTATVSVLVEKIINLKVEVNQLLTPNGDGKNDFLFIRGTDNIRQSTLKIFNRWGVSVYEGENYNNQNNVFDGRSRGRSTLSVEDYLPSGVYFYIFNYTTLDGENVVDSEYIYISR from the coding sequence ATGAAAAGTTATACGACTGGTTTTAATACCAGACCTTTTAGATACTTTTTCCTAGTATTAATTGGCTTTTTAATTTATTGCTCCCTACAGGCAAATACCGTTATTAACAATGCATTCGTCTTTACGGACTACGATGGAGATGGTGTGTACGACCATGAAGATATTGACGATGATGGTGATGGAATTGTGGATTTGGTAGAAGATAAGAACCTCGATGGGGATAATAACCCCGCAACCAATCCTACGGACACTGACGGTGATGGAGTTCCAGATTATTTAGATTTGGATTCGGACAATGATGGTATTTTAGATAATTTGGAAGGCCAAAACTTCCATACTTACAGACCAAAATCCGGAATTGATTCGGATGGAAATGGTTTGGATGATACTTACGAATCTTATCCTGGAGCTGGTGAAGGAGTAGCAGTTAACGACAGGGACAATGATGGATATCCTAACCATTTAGATATAGATACTGATAACGATGGCATTCCAGACAATGTGGAGGCCCAGACGACTTTAGGCTACATTGCTCCAAATAATGATGACCCTGCTACTTATTTTTCAAATCAAGGTGTTAATAGTGCATATATTGGTGGCTTGACACCAGTTAATACCGATGGCACCCCGCCACCCAATAAACCGGATTATCAAGATTTTGATAGTGATGACGATTTGGTACCGGACAACAACGAAGGGAATGACTTTAACTTCGACGGCATTCCGGACCAATCATTTACAGGCATCGATACCGATGGCGACGGATTGGACGATGGTTACGAGGGAAGTGATGTCAACGATGGTTTTGACGTGAACGACGAGATTGACGACCCAGGCAATGATCTCCCAAATACAGATGGTGCTGATGATGTTAATTTTAGGGATTTTGATGATGATAATGACGGTTTGACGACACCTGAGGAAGACATTAATGGCAACAACGACCCTACCGATGACGATACTGATGATGATGGCAGACCTAACTATTTGGACGTGGATAATAATCAAGGTCCTGACACGGACGGTGATGGGGTTCCGGATAGTTCCGATCTGGACGACGACAACGATGGGATATTGGATACGGTGGAGGATCCCAACCTAGACGGTGACAACGACCCTTTGACAAATCCATTGGATACCGATGGTGACGGATATCCCAACCATTTGGATATCGACAGCGACAACGACGGCATCCCGGACAATGTGGAGGCCCAGACCACAGATGGTTATATAGCACCGAACGATGACGATGAGGCAACCTATCTAAGCAATGATGGAGTTAACAGTGCCTATCCCGGCGGACTCACCCCTGTCAATACGGACGGTGTGGACGAAGTGGATTACCTAGACGATGACACGGATAACGATTTGGTACCGGACAACAACGAAGGGAATGACTTTAACTTCGACGGCATCCCGGACCAATCATTTACAGGCATCGATACCGATGGTGACGGACTGGACGATGGTTACGAGGGAAGTGACGTTAACGACGGTTTTGACGTAAACGATGAGATTGATGACCCTGCGAATGATTTACCGGATACGGACGGAACCGAGGACGTGAACTATCGCGATTTAGATGACGATGGGGATGGCATCGACACGCCCGACGAGGACCCCGACGGTGATGGCGACCCAACGAACGACGATACCGATGGCGATGGGACGCCCGATTTCCTAGATCCCGACTCTCCAGGAACGGACACGGACGGTGATGGGGTTCCGGATAGTTCCGATCTGGACGACGACAACGATGGGATTTTAGATACGGTCGAAGACCCCAACCTAGACGGTGACAACGACCCTTTGACAGATCCATTGGATACCGATGGTGACGGATATCCCAACCATTTGGATATCGACAGCGACAACGACGGCATCCCGGACAACGTAGAGGCCCAGACGACATCGGGTTACATTGCACCTAATGACGATGATGCCACTACGTACGCAAGCAACGACGGTGTGAACAGTGCATACCCTAATGGTATTACACCTGTGAACACGGATGGTACTGACGAGTTGGATTATTTGGACGATGATTCCGACAATGATCTGGTACCGGACAACAACGAAGGGAACGACTTTAACTTCGACGGCATCCCGGACCAGACCTTTACAGGCATAGATACCGACGGCGACGGATTGGACGATGGTTACGAGGGAAGTGACGTTAACGACGGTTTTGACGTAAACGATGAAATCGATGATCCTGCAAACGACCTACCGGATACGGATGGAACCGAGGACGTGAACTATCGCGATTTGGATGACGATGGGGATGGCATCGACACGCCCGACGAGGACCCCAACGGTGATGGGGACCCAACCAACGATGATACGGACAACGACGGGACTCCTGATTATTTAGATCCAACGACAGACATTGTTGACGTTGTGGACGACGAGTTCTCTATTCCTGAGGACACTACAACGGAAATAGACGTATTGGAGAATGATATGAATATCCCTTTGGATGGAGAACTTACTGTGACGCAACCAACCAATGGAACAGTGGAAATTAACGATGGCGGAACACCGAACGACATCACGGATGATGTTCTAATTTATACCCCTGAGGATGGCTTCAACGGAACGGACACTTTCGAGTATACCGTTTGTGATACCGAAGGAAACTGTGATACGGCCACAGTCACAATAACTGTTGGGACACCCCCAGTATTGGACGTAGTCGACGATGAGATTGCTACACCTCAGGATACGGCAACGGAAATAGATGTATTGGCAAACGACACGGGAATTCCCTCGGATGGGGAGTTGACCGTAACCGAACCAAGCAATGGAACCGTAGGAATTGACGATGGGGGAAGCCCGGACGATATCACGGATGATATACTAATCTACACCCCGGATGCCGGCTTCAACGGAACGGACAGTTTTGAGTACACAGTTTGTGATAACGAAGGAAACTGTGATACTGCAACAGTTATCATTATGGTGGGTACACCACAGATGTTGGATGTAGTCGATGACGAGGTTACTACACCGCAAGACACAGTAACGGATATTGATGTTTTGGCAAATGATGTGGGGATACCAGCAGATGGCGAACTTTCGGTAACCGAGACAACCAATGGAACCGTAGCCATAGACGATGGTGGTACCCCAGACGATATCACGGATTATATTCTAATCTACACCCCGGATGCCGGCTTCAACGGAACTGACACTTTCGAGTATACTGTTTGTGATAGCGAGGGCAATTGTGATACGGCTACCGTAACTATTATTGTAGGAACATCACCAACTTTGGATGTGGTTGACGATGAGGTATCTACGCAACAGGGTACGTCCATTGAAATTGATATTTTAAACAATGATTTGGGGATACCTATGGATGGAGAATTAACGGTAACTGACCCTTCAAATGGAACAGTTGAGATAAACGATGGCGGAACCCTGGACGATATTTCAGATGATACGGTAACCTATACTCCACGTGAAGGATTTAACGGAACGGATAGTTTTGAGTATACGGTTTGTGATACAGAAGGTATCTGTGATACGGCAACAGTAAGTGTTTTAGTAGAAAAAATTATTAACCTAAAGGTTGAGGTAAATCAATTGTTGACACCCAATGGCGATGGTAAAAATGATTTTCTATTTATCCGAGGTACGGATAATATAAGACAAAGTACCTTGAAAATTTTTAACAGATGGGGAGTTTCGGTTTACGAAGGGGAAAACTATAATAACCAAAATAATGTTTTTGATGGCCGTTCAAGGGGCCGATCTACCCTGAGCGTGGAAGATTATTTACCTTCAGGTGTATACTTTTACATATTTAACTACACTACCTTGGACGGGGAAAATGTTGTGGATAGTGAGTATATTTACATCAGCAGATAA